The Sediminispirochaeta smaragdinae DSM 11293 genome has a segment encoding these proteins:
- a CDS encoding anhydro-N-acetylmuramic acid kinase: MKRTKAIGLMSGTSVDSIDAAVISFDDNDAKIAIKDVKGINVCLPDPVKKKIFALFEAPRCSLRELILLHSIMGELFAEAALLLMKKEGLRCEDVAVIGSHGQTLYHIAEKTEFCGKTARGSLQIGDGSIIARRTGITTVSDFRSADIAAGGTGAPLVPFLERIMVERLGSGTAFQNIGGIGNVTFFGDATADPVAFDTGPGNMIIDRLVHEFTKGAWSYDRDGSLGRKGNIDETILQEWMAHPYLEKKPPKSTGREEFGSSFFDIFLKKLTINEDLIRTAEEFTVRSIVHAYSAHLGRNPDRVVVTGGGVHNPLIMESLRKHLQCPVLKGEEAGISSDYKEAEAFALMAYFAINGKTNNIPSATGAACPVVMGKISQA; encoded by the coding sequence ATGAAGAGGACAAAAGCAATCGGGCTCATGTCGGGAACATCTGTGGACTCGATTGATGCAGCCGTCATAAGCTTTGATGATAATGATGCAAAAATAGCAATCAAGGATGTGAAGGGAATCAATGTTTGCCTTCCCGATCCGGTCAAAAAAAAGATCTTTGCCCTCTTTGAAGCCCCTCGCTGTTCCCTTCGGGAGCTTATCCTGCTTCATTCGATCATGGGGGAATTGTTTGCCGAAGCCGCCCTTTTGTTAATGAAAAAAGAAGGCCTGCGTTGCGAAGATGTGGCAGTGATAGGCTCTCACGGACAGACACTCTATCACATTGCTGAAAAAACAGAATTCTGCGGAAAAACGGCAAGGGGAAGTCTGCAGATCGGAGACGGGTCGATCATTGCCAGAAGAACAGGAATAACGACGGTATCCGATTTCCGATCGGCCGACATTGCTGCAGGAGGAACGGGAGCCCCCCTGGTTCCCTTCCTGGAAAGGATCATGGTCGAGCGGCTTGGTTCGGGCACTGCTTTTCAGAACATCGGTGGAATCGGAAATGTCACCTTCTTCGGGGATGCGACTGCCGATCCCGTGGCCTTTGATACCGGGCCGGGGAACATGATTATCGACCGACTGGTGCATGAGTTCACAAAAGGGGCATGGTCGTACGACAGGGATGGAAGCCTCGGCAGAAAAGGGAACATAGACGAGACAATCCTGCAGGAGTGGATGGCCCACCCCTACCTTGAAAAAAAACCTCCGAAGAGCACGGGCAGGGAAGAATTCGGGTCCTCTTTTTTTGATATATTTCTGAAAAAACTTACGATCAACGAAGATCTGATACGGACGGCCGAGGAGTTCACCGTCCGCAGCATCGTCCATGCCTATTCGGCGCATCTGGGTCGAAATCCCGACAGGGTGGTAGTGACGGGAGGAGGCGTACACAATCCTCTCATCATGGAATCGCTGAGAAAGCATCTGCAGTGTCCCGTACTGAAGGGGGAAGAGGCGGGCATCAGCAGCGATTACAAGGAGGCGGAGGCCTTTGCCCTTATGGCCTATTTTGCTATCAATGGGAAAACAAACAATATCCCTTCAGCAACCGGTGCCGCTTGTCCTGTTGTGATGGGAAAAATTTCACAAGCTTGA